A genomic window from Salvia miltiorrhiza cultivar Shanhuang (shh) chromosome 5, IMPLAD_Smil_shh, whole genome shotgun sequence includes:
- the LOC130987037 gene encoding uncharacterized protein LOC130987037 — MEHETSNVEQQPIRRSSGRRKAKGGGDEKKNKQPRRGMGVAKLERLREQGEIDPPFLEMNASSAWSPLAFYGLSPQDSPFLLKNPDGNVLKCYSLNCNACHKKKKINGGARPPMYRRFLGLDFGDTQNVLNQDHRGAKPPQPLGNYGHKVEVVAVHRKIGSSSNWDGGNNGVVMEYEFFPPSVKSNEEGELVGVLGNSSMPGFDASSCVDLSLKLSY, encoded by the exons ATGGAGCATGAAACCAGCAACGTTGAGCAGCAGCCAATACGACGTAGTTCCGGGAGAAGAAAGGCCAAGGGCGGCGGCGACGAGAAGAAGAACAAGCAGCCGCGGAGAGGAATGGGAGTGGCGAAGCTGGAGCGGCTGAGGGAGCAGGGTGAGATCGATCCACCATTTCTGGAGATGAATGCTTCTTCTGCCTGGAGCCCCCTCGCTTTCTACGGCCTCAGTCCGCAGGACTCGCCTTTTCTTCTTAAGAATCCTGATGGGAATGTCCTCAAGTGCTACTCTCTAAACTGTAATGCTTGTCACAAG AAAAAGAAGATTAATGGTGGCGCCAGACCACCGATGTATCGCCGCTTTCTGGGGCTAGATTTCGGCGACACTCAGAATGTCTTAAATCAAGATCATCGAGGGGCAAAACCACCGCAGCCTCTTGGGAATTATGGCCACAAG GTGGAGGTAGTGGCAGTTCACAGGAAAATAGGATCATCTAGCAATTGGGATGGTGGGAACAACGGTGTGGTAATGGAGTATGAGTTCTTTCCGCCGTCGGTGAAATCAAATGAGGAGGGCGAATTGGTTGGGGTTTTGGGGAATTCTTCAATGCCTGGATTTGATGCCTCCAGTTGTGTTGATCTGTCTCTCAAGCTCTCTTACTAG